The nucleotide sequence AACCCTGGGCATAAAACAGCATTGGCGGCCATAAAAAATGTAGCCAAAAAATATTTTAACTCTGGCAATCAATCTTATAAACGGGGTGATTCGGAAGGTGCTTTAGATTCTTATGAAAAAGTGCTGGAAGTAGATGATACTTTTTACCAGGCACTTTACCAGATTGGTGTGATTCAATCTAAATTGGGTGATAAAGATGCGGCTACTGTATCGTACGAAAAAGCATTGGCTGTAAATCCCCAATTCTATAAAGGCTATTTTGCTTTAGGATTAGCCAAAAGCGGTCTGAATGATTCCGAAGGCGCTTTGGCTGCATTTGAATCTGCAGTTGATATTCACCCTGGATATGACAAAGCATATGGCGCAATGGGAGATATTTACATCGCTAATAAAAATTATGAAAAAGCTAAACAGGTTTTGAATATGTCCATTACTGTTAATCCAAAATATGCCAAAGGATATGCAAGTCTCGGTATAATCTATTTGGAAGAGCAAAACTGGGAACAAGCTTCAACAAACTTGGTGAATGCAACATCATTGAATGAACGTGATGCTATGAGCTTTTTCCGATTGGCAGGTGCTTATAATGCCTCAGGTGATTGTAATGGTGCCAAGGATGCAGCTCGTAGCGCAACAGAATTAAAAAGTCGTTTTGGGGGTGGTTGGTTTGAATTGGGTGTTGCTGAATGGTGCGGTGGAAAAGGTAATAAAACAGGCGCAGTAAATGCATTTGAAAAAGCCAGGAATGACCGTTCATGGCGGAAAATGGCAGAATATGAAATTGATAAAGTTAAAAACCCCCAGAAATACGAAAATTAACCCTTAAGGGGTTTGGATTATAAGCGATGATTAAAGCAATCATCTTTGATTTAGATAATACGCTGCTTGATTTTATCAAGATGAAGCAGTTTGCAGTTAAGGCGGCTATTACTGCAATGAATGAGGCCGGTCTCCATGTTGACGAAGATAAAGCTTATCAAGATATTTTTGATCTTTACATGGAAAAAGGATGGGAAAACCAACTGGTGTTTGATGACTATTTAAACCAGACAACTGGCGAAGTTAGTCATAAAATTCTCGCCGCAGGAATTGTATCCTATCGCCGTGCCCGTGAAGCAACTTTGCTCGTTTATCCCAATGTAAATAAAACACTGATTCAATTAATAAAAATGGGAATTAAGCTTGCTGTGGTCTCTGACGCCCCTAGCCGTGAAGCTTGGATGCGTTTATATTACCTAAACCTCCATCATGTATTTGACCCTGTGCTAACATTTGATGATACTGGCGTACGTAAACCGTCTCCAAAACCATTTGAAATGGCATTGAAACATCTTAAAGTAAAACCAGACGAGGCACTCATGATTGGTGACTGGCCGGAGCGAGACGTGGTTGGCGCGGGACAAATTGGCATGAAGACCATTTTCGCTCGTTATGGCGATACATTTGGTACTGTTGATTCCGGTGCAAATTATGATGTAAATGATATTTACGAGGTGGTTGGAATCATCGAGGAGTTGAACGACGTCTAATCCTTTCATCGGAACGGATATCGTTTCGGTAAAACGAATTAAGCAATTGCTGGAAAAACACGGCAATCGCTTCAAACAAAAAACGTTTACCCCCAAAGAAATTGTTTACTGCGATGGGAAGGCTGAACCCGCTATACATTATGCAGGAAGGTT is from Candidatus Neomarinimicrobiota bacterium and encodes:
- a CDS encoding tetratricopeptide repeat protein; amino-acid sequence: MLKKISIITLLMGFVFAQSPVELYNNAQTSLNAGKISEAEAGFKAALEADPTFAPANLGLAHVALRKGDLKQTQAFLKEAIDADPESQDFRDEFEKLSELNTLMSKGIRSMKNGEVEDAFESFRIASEKFPNYPESVFNMGLVHFRKKEFTDAVGYFHKTMEINPGHKTALAAIKNVAKKYFNSGNQSYKRGDSEGALDSYEKVLEVDDTFYQALYQIGVIQSKLGDKDAATVSYEKALAVNPQFYKGYFALGLAKSGLNDSEGALAAFESAVDIHPGYDKAYGAMGDIYIANKNYEKAKQVLNMSITVNPKYAKGYASLGIIYLEEQNWEQASTNLVNATSLNERDAMSFFRLAGAYNASGDCNGAKDAARSATELKSRFGGGWFELGVAEWCGGKGNKTGAVNAFEKARNDRSWRKMAEYEIDKVKNPQKYEN
- a CDS encoding TIGR02253 family HAD-type hydrolase, with protein sequence MIKAIIFDLDNTLLDFIKMKQFAVKAAITAMNEAGLHVDEDKAYQDIFDLYMEKGWENQLVFDDYLNQTTGEVSHKILAAGIVSYRRAREATLLVYPNVNKTLIQLIKMGIKLAVVSDAPSREAWMRLYYLNLHHVFDPVLTFDDTGVRKPSPKPFEMALKHLKVKPDEALMIGDWPERDVVGAGQIGMKTIFARYGDTFGTVDSGANYDVNDIYEVVGIIEELNDV